A region from the Methylocella sp. genome encodes:
- a CDS encoding Crp/Fnr family transcriptional regulator, with protein sequence MTRSEPAQERGPSLYLCESDHRDAGAPNLFASLTLEESGRLRAVSTLLQFRAGEDVFQQGERHEGMFVILAGEVRSYYASPSGREITLAYWAPGNFVGGPEIFGGGPHMWSGRAMRPTQVLHVRGTELRRLMREIPNLAIALVEALEHKGKCYSAMIHMLGTRSASERLAQLLVLMADRDGRRCKEGVVVSRTLTHEDLAKMVGATRQWVTTTLERLCAQGMIDVRPAQFIVRDEQRLRRFAGCGDGDASENRRHTP encoded by the coding sequence ATGACCCGTTCGGAACCTGCCCAAGAGCGTGGGCCGTCGCTTTATCTTTGCGAGAGCGACCACCGCGACGCCGGCGCGCCCAATCTTTTCGCCAGTTTAACGCTTGAGGAAAGCGGTCGTCTCCGCGCCGTTTCCACTTTGCTGCAGTTTCGAGCGGGCGAGGACGTGTTTCAGCAGGGCGAGCGGCATGAAGGCATGTTCGTCATCCTCGCCGGGGAAGTCCGCAGCTATTACGCGTCGCCGTCCGGGCGCGAGATCACGCTGGCCTATTGGGCCCCCGGCAATTTCGTCGGCGGTCCCGAAATTTTCGGAGGCGGCCCGCATATGTGGTCCGGCAGGGCGATGCGGCCGACTCAGGTTCTCCATGTTCGGGGCACCGAATTGCGCCGCCTGATGCGCGAGATTCCAAATCTAGCAATCGCCCTTGTCGAGGCGCTGGAGCACAAAGGCAAATGTTATTCGGCGATGATCCATATGCTCGGCACGCGGTCGGCTTCCGAACGCCTCGCGCAATTGCTCGTGCTGATGGCTGATCGCGATGGCCGGCGATGCAAGGAAGGCGTTGTCGTTTCGCGCACGCTGACCCATGAAGATCTGGCAAAAATGGTCGGCGCCACCCGGCAATGGGTGACGACGACGCTGGAGCGCCTCTGCGCGCAGGGCATGATCGATGTCCGTCCGGCGCAATTTATCGTGCGAGATGAGCAAAGACTGCGGCGGTTCGCCGGCTGCGGAGACGGCGATGCGAGCGAGAACCGCCGGCACACGCCTTAG
- a CDS encoding ABC transporter ATP-binding protein: MTALAGDLSATPARGRVQIQDLSISFGDRMAVDGFNLDIAPGEFVCLLGPSGCGKSTVLNAIAGFVTPSAGQIIVDDRVVRGPGADRGMVFQQYSLFPWKTVLENVAFGPRMQGETREAARRRAREHIELVGLGAFADKYPATLSGGMQQRVGIARALVNHPSVLLMDEPFGALDAQTRTLMQASLLRLWAKLGGAVIFVTHDVDEALFLADRVLVISAAPARILRDLAVDLPRPRPDDVFALPAFAQAKQECLRLIRRQSQRAFDAQGAEQ, encoded by the coding sequence ATGACTGCGCTCGCAGGGGACCTTTCGGCGACGCCGGCTCGAGGTCGCGTTCAGATCCAAGACCTTTCAATCTCGTTCGGCGACAGAATGGCGGTCGACGGCTTCAATCTCGACATTGCGCCGGGGGAATTCGTCTGTCTGCTCGGTCCCTCCGGATGCGGCAAATCCACTGTTCTTAACGCCATCGCGGGATTCGTCACGCCGAGCGCCGGCCAGATCATCGTCGATGATCGCGTCGTGCGCGGCCCTGGCGCCGACCGGGGCATGGTGTTTCAGCAATATTCCCTGTTTCCCTGGAAGACCGTACTTGAAAATGTCGCTTTCGGGCCGCGCATGCAGGGGGAAACGCGCGAGGCGGCGCGGCGACGGGCCCGTGAACATATCGAGCTCGTCGGCCTCGGCGCCTTTGCCGATAAATATCCCGCGACATTGTCCGGCGGCATGCAACAGCGCGTCGGCATAGCGCGTGCGCTGGTCAATCATCCAAGCGTGCTGTTGATGGACGAGCCTTTTGGGGCGCTCGACGCGCAGACCCGCACTTTGATGCAGGCAAGCCTTTTGCGGCTATGGGCAAAGCTGGGCGGGGCGGTGATTTTCGTTACCCACGACGTCGATGAAGCCTTGTTTCTCGCCGATCGCGTGCTGGTGATCAGCGCCGCGCCGGCGCGCATTCTGCGCGATCTCGCCGTTGACCTGCCGCGCCCGCGTCCTGACGATGTATTCGCCTTGCCGGCATTCGCGCAGGCCAAGCAGGAATGCCTGCGGCTCATCCGGCGACAGAGCCAGCGCGCCTTCGATGCGCAGGGAGCAGAGCAATGA
- a CDS encoding fumarate reductase/succinate dehydrogenase flavoprotein subunit, with amino-acid sequence MGELDGEANEFEADVLVIGGGTAGPMAAYKAKAANPALKVVLLEKANVKRSGAIAIGMDGLNNAVVPGFATPEQYVREITIANDGIVYQKAVLAYAERSFDMIRELDEWGVKFQKDENGDYDVKKVHHLGAYVLPMPDGANVKKILYRRLRQARVLISNRFMATRLLKGEDGSIAGAIAVNSRTAEILVIRAKSVILAAGAAGRLGLPASGYLWGTYENPTNSGDGYAMAYHAGAELTNLECFQINPLIKDYNGPACAYVGGPFGAYTANSAGARFIDCDYWSGQMMLEFYKELQGGKGPVFLKFNHLAPETVAEIESILHKVERPSRGIFHQGRGTDYRSDMVEMHISEIGLCSGHSASGVFVDEHARTTVPGLYAAGDMASVPHNYMLGAFVNGAIAGEDASAYAAERPLPNYDYGQLDAERQRVLAPLKIEDGLPANQVEYKLRRFVNDYLQPPKVTRKYEIAQARFAEIRADLPRLMARDPHELLRALEVHSILDCADMAAAASLYRTESRWGLYHWRLDYPDQNDADWFCHVQLYKNADGEMACRKRPVDPYVVPINAQEKDAYHRLRIPADGHPQELEVQPCP; translated from the coding sequence ATGGGCGAACTTGACGGCGAGGCCAACGAATTTGAGGCCGACGTGCTGGTGATCGGCGGCGGCACAGCCGGCCCGATGGCCGCCTATAAGGCCAAAGCTGCAAATCCGGCGCTGAAAGTCGTTCTGCTGGAAAAAGCCAACGTCAAACGCTCTGGCGCCATCGCCATCGGCATGGACGGCTTGAACAATGCCGTGGTGCCAGGCTTCGCGACGCCGGAGCAATATGTTCGCGAGATCACCATAGCCAATGACGGCATCGTCTATCAGAAGGCCGTTCTCGCCTATGCGGAGCGCTCTTTCGACATGATCCGCGAGCTCGACGAGTGGGGCGTCAAATTTCAGAAGGACGAGAACGGCGACTACGACGTCAAGAAAGTGCATCATCTCGGCGCCTATGTTCTGCCGATGCCCGATGGCGCCAATGTGAAGAAGATCCTTTACCGGCGGCTGCGGCAGGCGCGAGTGCTGATCTCCAACCGCTTCATGGCGACGCGGCTTCTGAAAGGCGAGGACGGAAGCATCGCCGGCGCAATAGCGGTGAACAGCCGCACAGCGGAAATTCTCGTCATTCGCGCCAAATCCGTCATTCTCGCGGCGGGCGCGGCCGGGCGTCTTGGTCTGCCGGCCTCAGGTTATCTCTGGGGCACGTATGAGAACCCGACCAATTCCGGCGACGGCTACGCCATGGCTTACCACGCCGGCGCAGAGCTCACGAATCTCGAATGCTTTCAGATCAATCCGCTCATCAAGGATTACAACGGCCCGGCCTGCGCTTATGTCGGCGGCCCGTTCGGCGCCTATACGGCCAATAGCGCGGGGGCCCGCTTCATCGACTGCGATTATTGGTCCGGGCAGATGATGCTCGAATTCTACAAAGAGCTGCAGGGCGGCAAAGGGCCGGTCTTTCTGAAATTCAATCATCTCGCGCCCGAAACCGTCGCCGAGATCGAGAGCATTCTACACAAGGTCGAGCGTCCCTCGCGCGGGATCTTTCATCAAGGCCGTGGCACGGACTATCGCAGCGACATGGTGGAAATGCATATTTCCGAGATTGGCCTCTGCTCCGGCCATAGCGCATCGGGCGTATTTGTCGACGAGCATGCGCGCACCACCGTTCCCGGTCTTTACGCGGCAGGCGATATGGCGAGCGTGCCGCATAATTACATGCTCGGCGCTTTCGTGAACGGCGCCATAGCCGGCGAGGATGCGTCGGCCTATGCCGCCGAGCGGCCCCTTCCCAACTATGACTATGGGCAGCTTGACGCCGAGCGGCAGCGCGTGCTGGCTCCGCTGAAGATCGAGGATGGACTGCCGGCAAATCAAGTCGAGTATAAGCTCAGGCGTTTCGTCAATGACTATCTGCAGCCGCCGAAAGTCACGCGCAAATATGAGATCGCTCAAGCGCGCTTTGCTGAAATTCGCGCCGATCTGCCTCGCCTAATGGCGCGTGATCCGCACGAACTGCTGCGAGCGTTGGAGGTTCACTCGATCCTCGATTGCGCCGACATGGCGGCGGCGGCCTCGCTCTATCGCACCGAAAGCCGCTGGGGCCTCTATCATTGGCGGCTCGACTATCCTGATCAGAACGACGCCGACTGGTTTTGCCATGTGCAGCTGTACAAGAACGCCGACGGCGAGATGGCTTGTCGCAAGCGGCCGGTCGACCCCTACGTCGTGCCGATCAACGCCCAGGAAAAGGACGCCTATCACCGCCTGCGCATCCCGGCCGACGGTCATCCGCAAGAGTTAGAGGTTCAGCCATGCCCATAG
- a CDS encoding ferredoxin family protein yields MPIGENASKMPVEIDANKCIADKGCTVCIDVCPLDVLQINPANGKAHMRYDECWYCMPCALDCPTKAVTVNIPYLLR; encoded by the coding sequence ATGCCCATAGGCGAAAACGCGTCGAAGATGCCCGTCGAGATTGACGCCAACAAATGCATCGCGGATAAGGGATGCACGGTCTGCATTGACGTTTGCCCGCTCGACGTCTTGCAAATCAACCCGGCCAACGGCAAAGCCCATATGCGCTATGACGAATGCTGGTATTGCATGCCCTGCGCGCTGGATTGCCCGACCAAAGCCGTGACGGTTAATATCCCTTATTTACTACGATGA
- a CDS encoding HEAT repeat domain-containing protein, giving the protein MMADQPFFEDVDADFDDLAQRLSSADAGLRRVAAMELAETAAPEAEPLLITALSDSEASVRREAALGLEQFDGLAAAAALAKALLDADAGVAQAAAQSLAELKSPQAAPPLLALVGHPSAEVRIAVWRGLRDLRAEPALVPALAALRDFDARVRREAVSVLGYLKNEAALPALIEASRDEDPEVRRAAVSALAFAPQEATTPTVLARLSDDNWQVRESAAVVAGRVRAAGAVRGLIDRLSDEFWQVQGKAAAALGKLRSIESIPALGTLLSSPISNLRKDAVGALGEIGHRDALPFLDKALEDEDPDVRKIARWAIGLVHAASDADRRERPRFDS; this is encoded by the coding sequence ATGATGGCGGATCAACCTTTCTTTGAGGATGTCGACGCGGATTTTGACGATCTCGCGCAACGCCTTTCGAGCGCGGACGCCGGGCTGCGCCGCGTTGCGGCGATGGAGCTTGCCGAGACGGCGGCCCCCGAGGCCGAGCCTCTGCTCATTACGGCTCTGTCTGATAGCGAGGCCAGCGTTCGACGCGAGGCCGCGCTTGGGCTGGAACAATTCGACGGGCTGGCCGCTGCCGCTGCGCTCGCCAAGGCGTTGCTCGATGCAGACGCGGGGGTGGCGCAGGCGGCGGCGCAAAGTCTCGCCGAATTAAAATCGCCGCAAGCGGCGCCGCCGCTGCTTGCGCTCGTCGGCCATCCGAGCGCCGAGGTGCGCATTGCGGTCTGGCGCGGCCTGCGCGATCTGCGCGCCGAACCGGCTCTCGTCCCTGCCCTTGCGGCGCTGCGCGACTTTGATGCGCGCGTGCGGCGCGAGGCCGTCAGCGTGCTCGGCTATCTCAAGAATGAAGCGGCGCTCCCGGCTCTGATCGAGGCGAGCCGCGATGAAGATCCTGAGGTGCGGCGGGCGGCGGTTTCCGCGCTGGCCTTTGCGCCGCAGGAAGCAACTACGCCAACTGTGCTGGCGCGGCTGTCGGATGACAATTGGCAGGTGCGCGAGAGCGCCGCCGTGGTTGCCGGCAGGGTCAGGGCGGCAGGCGCCGTTCGCGGCCTCATCGACCGTCTTTCCGATGAGTTCTGGCAGGTTCAGGGCAAAGCCGCTGCTGCGCTTGGCAAACTCAGATCGATCGAGTCAATTCCGGCTCTCGGAACGCTTCTCTCGTCGCCGATCAGCAATCTGCGCAAAGACGCGGTTGGAGCGCTCGGCGAAATCGGCCATCGCGATGCGCTTCCTTTTCTTGACAAGGCGCTGGAGGATGAAGATCCAGACGTCCGTAAGATCGCTCGCTGGGCGATTGGCCTCGTCCATGCCGCATCAGATGCTGACCGCCGCGAGCGCCCGCGTTTTGATAGTTAG
- a CDS encoding ROK family protein, which translates to MRIGIDLGGTKIEAIALDAKGAILLRHRTPTPAGDYAATLAAIADLVAFVEAETGRRGSVGVAAPGAISVKTGLVKNANSTVLNGKPLDRDLAAVLRRPVRLENDANCFALSEAADGAAAGASTTFGVIIGTGVGGGLVIGGKVITGRNRVGGEWGHNPLPWARDDERPGASCYCGKSGCIETFLSGAGLTRDYLTRTGENLAAHDIANAAASGEAQALACLALYQDRLARGLASVINIVDPDVIVLGGGLSNIMPLYAGLSGMIARYAFSDGVDTPVLRAAHGDSSGVRGAAWLWPIEPDAGGAQSRSVSPANPAEKSDAC; encoded by the coding sequence ATGCGGATCGGGATCGATCTCGGCGGAACCAAAATCGAGGCAATTGCGCTCGACGCGAAAGGCGCAATCCTGCTGCGCCATCGCACGCCCACGCCCGCCGGCGATTACGCGGCGACCTTAGCCGCCATCGCCGATCTTGTGGCTTTCGTCGAGGCCGAGACGGGGCGCCGCGGCAGCGTCGGCGTCGCTGCGCCGGGGGCCATTTCCGTCAAGACGGGCCTCGTCAAGAATGCGAATAGCACGGTCCTCAACGGCAAACCGCTCGACCGGGATTTGGCGGCGGTCCTTAGGCGGCCGGTTCGGCTGGAAAATGACGCCAATTGCTTCGCCCTTTCGGAGGCCGCCGATGGCGCCGCAGCGGGCGCGTCAACGACCTTCGGCGTCATCATCGGCACAGGGGTTGGCGGCGGGCTGGTCATTGGCGGAAAGGTCATCACAGGGCGCAATAGAGTTGGCGGAGAGTGGGGACATAATCCTTTGCCTTGGGCGCGGGATGACGAGCGACCGGGCGCCTCATGTTATTGCGGCAAGTCCGGCTGCATCGAAACATTCCTGTCCGGCGCGGGCCTGACGCGGGATTATCTCACCCGCACGGGAGAGAATTTGGCGGCGCATGACATCGCTAACGCGGCGGCGTCCGGCGAGGCTCAGGCGCTCGCCTGTCTCGCTCTCTACCAAGATCGTTTGGCGCGCGGATTGGCCTCCGTGATCAACATCGTTGACCCAGATGTCATTGTCCTTGGCGGCGGCCTCTCCAACATCATGCCGCTGTACGCGGGGCTTTCTGGCATGATCGCGCGCTATGCGTTTTCGGATGGAGTCGACACTCCGGTGCTGCGCGCCGCCCATGGCGATTCCAGCGGCGTGCGCGGCGCAGCTTGGCTTTGGCCAATTGAGCCGGATGCGGGCGGGGCGCAATCCCGATCAGTTTCGCCGGCCAATCCGGCGGAAAAATCGGATGCGTGCTAA
- a CDS encoding DNA starvation/stationary phase protection protein, whose product MANPSKATRTDDTTRRALDTPSDLGGNATAAIAAELTKLVADSFALYIKTKNFHWHMSGPHFRDYHLMLDDQGEQIFNTIDPLAERARKLGQSTLRSVGQVAKLSRIKDNDADFVSPAQMLDELVADNKAFTASLRHAHEIADSHNDSATTSVLEVYIDESERRTWFLFEASRGADQTGH is encoded by the coding sequence ATGGCAAACCCAAGCAAGGCAACCCGGACCGATGACACGACGCGGCGCGCGTTGGATACGCCCTCGGATCTGGGCGGGAACGCGACTGCGGCGATCGCCGCGGAACTCACCAAACTGGTCGCGGATTCATTCGCTCTCTATATCAAGACCAAGAACTTTCATTGGCATATGAGCGGTCCGCATTTCCGCGACTATCATTTGATGCTCGACGATCAAGGCGAGCAGATTTTCAACACCATCGATCCCTTGGCCGAACGCGCCCGTAAGCTCGGTCAGAGCACGCTTCGCTCTGTTGGCCAAGTCGCCAAACTGTCCCGCATCAAGGACAATGACGCAGACTTCGTGTCTCCTGCCCAGATGCTCGATGAATTGGTCGCCGACAACAAGGCTTTTACCGCGTCGCTGCGTCATGCGCACGAAATCGCGGACAGTCACAATGATTCGGCCACCACCAGCGTCCTGGAAGTTTATATTGACGAGTCGGAGCGCCGGACATGGTTCCTGTTCGAGGCCAGCCGCGGCGCTGATCAGACCGGACACTAG
- a CDS encoding DUF533 domain-containing protein → MSDFNLAAATISTDNLASEHKEGEYHGASIMLATIRKRRRNVSFDLYDDLAVSLQKSIRKRASVGIGGSWGPPGIWEEGMFDAKQLLDLLAAGRLGEAGDAATSDLNAALDRGKAVTTDAANQTAAAVSGALGQAQAHLQGTQASEYIGKTKELVEQNPVGTLATLGGLAALLLATPGGRATGGGLVKLGGLAAIGGIAYKALRNYQEGKPLTQGVPGLEQLTAAPQNTGFSEQSHDNASAALLVRTMIATAASDGVVDPAQRAQIVGELKGAGLPADAAHFLDAEIQNPATIRDIADFVGSSKDLALQVYAAGHLMAHSPQEKAFLGSLAQALALDPALVAHIDATTSALTASAH, encoded by the coding sequence ATGAGTGACTTCAACTTGGCGGCAGCTACGATTTCGACCGATAATCTTGCGTCCGAACACAAAGAAGGGGAATATCATGGCGCGAGCATTATGCTGGCGACCATTAGAAAGCGTCGTCGGAATGTATCATTTGATCTCTACGATGACCTCGCCGTTTCGTTGCAGAAATCGATCCGTAAACGGGCGAGCGTCGGCATTGGCGGGTCCTGGGGCCCGCCCGGAATTTGGGAGGAAGGCATGTTTGACGCAAAGCAACTTCTGGACTTGCTAGCAGCCGGCCGACTTGGAGAAGCAGGCGACGCCGCGACCTCAGATCTGAATGCCGCGCTCGATCGCGGCAAAGCGGTGACGACGGATGCGGCCAATCAGACTGCGGCGGCCGTTTCCGGCGCGCTAGGTCAGGCTCAAGCCCATCTTCAGGGCACGCAGGCCAGCGAATATATCGGCAAAACCAAAGAATTGGTTGAACAAAATCCCGTAGGAACGCTGGCGACGCTCGGCGGCTTGGCGGCGCTGCTGCTCGCAACTCCCGGCGGTCGCGCCACAGGCGGAGGGCTTGTGAAGCTCGGCGGTCTCGCCGCCATTGGCGGCATCGCCTATAAGGCGTTGCGCAATTATCAAGAAGGCAAGCCTCTGACGCAAGGCGTGCCGGGTCTCGAACAATTGACGGCGGCGCCGCAGAACACCGGCTTTTCCGAGCAGTCGCACGATAATGCGAGCGCGGCTCTGCTGGTGCGGACGATGATCGCCACAGCCGCCTCTGACGGCGTTGTTGATCCAGCCCAACGGGCGCAGATCGTCGGCGAATTGAAGGGCGCCGGGCTTCCAGCGGATGCGGCGCATTTCCTCGACGCCGAGATCCAGAATCCGGCGACGATCAGAGACATCGCGGATTTTGTCGGATCATCGAAGGATCTGGCTCTTCAGGTGTATGCAGCCGGGCATCTGATGGCCCATAGCCCACAAGAGAAAGCATTCCTTGGCTCTCTCGCTCAAGCCCTGGCGCTCGATCCGGCTCTTGTCGCGCATATCGATGCGACGACCTCGGCGTTGACTGCGTCGGCGCACTGA
- a CDS encoding DUF2189 domain-containing protein: MTSFHVIAGNSASPAYPLIRKIGLTDLNQALTKGFDDFRAMPSHLAFLCIVYVVIGIALYPLTTVGGNVLPLLFPLLSGFALIGPFAAIGLYEVSRRRELGLPYSWPYAFDVLRSPAIPSILAVGLLLMAIFLLWLASAQSLYERLFGDMPPKSLPAFLTEVTTTPEGRTLMILGCAIGFVFALTTLSVSVVSFPLLLDRDVGAAVAVHTSVRTMFLNPVMMALWGLIVAVALAFGMLTLFVGLVVVIPILGHSTWHLYRRIVAPAADQR; encoded by the coding sequence ATGACGAGTTTTCATGTCATCGCCGGCAACAGCGCATCGCCGGCCTATCCGCTCATCCGCAAAATTGGGCTCACGGATCTCAATCAGGCGCTGACGAAAGGTTTTGACGATTTTCGGGCGATGCCCTCCCATCTCGCTTTCCTCTGCATCGTCTATGTCGTCATCGGCATCGCCCTTTACCCCCTCACGACGGTGGGAGGGAATGTTTTGCCGCTGCTGTTTCCATTGCTCTCGGGGTTTGCCCTGATCGGTCCTTTTGCGGCGATCGGATTATATGAGGTAAGCCGGCGGCGCGAACTCGGGCTGCCCTATTCGTGGCCTTACGCGTTTGATGTTTTGCGCTCGCCCGCGATCCCGTCGATCCTGGCGGTCGGCCTTTTGCTGATGGCGATTTTTCTTCTGTGGCTGGCGTCGGCGCAGTCGCTGTACGAGCGGTTGTTTGGCGATATGCCGCCAAAGTCGCTTCCTGCTTTCTTGACGGAAGTCACGACCACTCCCGAAGGACGCACGCTGATGATCCTTGGCTGCGCAATCGGCTTCGTCTTCGCTTTGACCACCTTGAGCGTTAGCGTAGTTTCCTTTCCGTTGCTTCTTGATCGGGATGTCGGCGCGGCGGTCGCCGTCCATACCTCCGTCCGCACTATGTTTTTGAACCCGGTCATGATGGCGCTGTGGGGGTTGATCGTCGCCGTCGCGTTGGCCTTCGGCATGTTGACGCTGTTCGTCGGGCTTGTGGTCGTAATTCCGATCCTCGGACACTCGACCTGGCATCTTTACCGACGCATCGTCGCGCCCGCCGCCGACCAACGCTGA
- a CDS encoding SHOCT domain-containing protein: MLRLRQPAVRPRLLLETLIMPELTRQGRQMIDNAARRNGIGGDAALTLLRALALGHGSQAQFNHPDLGGMGQWSQGGMIMIGDMFNQGLKQRVDALCRELADILRNDAIFERATGAHQSQSQSGGDANVSLFVREPGASSHNWWPDGLGNPSSTGSQNDLQYACFPAARRLAIRQGGRVSLYDTGEHQINGFSQQQSGDQSLTFTSQRGLVRIAELTLITPETNTSRAADNDPHPQSSPFVAPVERAARAAPAEPAAGDVFAMIERLADLRQKNILSEEEFAAKKTELLSRL, encoded by the coding sequence ATGCTCCGGCTCCGCCAGCCGGCGGTTCGCCCCCGCCTTCTCCTCGAGACCTTGATCATGCCGGAGCTCACGCGCCAAGGCCGCCAGATGATAGATAACGCGGCGCGACGCAATGGAATCGGCGGCGACGCCGCGCTAACCTTGCTGCGGGCGCTGGCGCTCGGCCACGGTTCGCAGGCCCAATTCAATCACCCTGATCTTGGCGGCATGGGACAATGGTCGCAGGGCGGCATGATCATGATTGGCGATATGTTCAATCAGGGCCTGAAACAGCGCGTTGACGCGCTCTGCCGCGAGCTTGCCGATATTTTGCGGAACGACGCCATCTTTGAGCGCGCTACAGGCGCTCATCAATCGCAAAGCCAAAGCGGCGGCGATGCAAATGTCAGCCTGTTCGTGCGGGAGCCGGGCGCATCGTCCCATAATTGGTGGCCTGACGGGCTGGGCAATCCCTCATCCACGGGCAGCCAAAACGACCTGCAATATGCCTGCTTTCCCGCCGCGCGCCGGCTGGCGATTCGTCAGGGCGGCCGCGTCAGTCTTTACGATACCGGCGAACATCAGATCAACGGCTTCTCGCAACAGCAAAGCGGCGACCAGTCGCTGACCTTCACGAGCCAGCGCGGCCTCGTCCGCATCGCTGAACTGACCTTAATAACGCCCGAGACAAATACTTCGCGGGCGGCCGACAACGATCCGCACCCGCAATCATCGCCATTTGTCGCCCCTGTTGAGCGCGCCGCCCGCGCCGCTCCGGCGGAGCCCGCGGCAGGCGATGTTTTCGCGATGATCGAACGCCTCGCGGACCTCCGCCAGAAAAACATTCTCAGCGAGGAGGAATTCGCCGCGAAAAAGACCGAGCTTTTGAGCCGTCTTTGA
- the phaZ gene encoding polyhydroxyalkanoate depolymerase has protein sequence MMYQAYGAQATILGLLRPAAAALGSSLRLPWPMFELASPVRKFAGVLDAFANLAITHTRLPFGIDWVTLGNRIAPVTEEVVHSTPFGTLLHFKKEGEAPQPRLLIVAPMSGHFATLLRATIKTTLVDHDVYITDWHNVRDVPLAEGRFDFNAFIDHVIKFLQVMGPGSHVMAVCQPCVAVLAAAALMAEDGDEAQPRSMILMAGPIDTRVNPTKVNELAKTKPIGWFESNLTTVVPYAYKGARRKVYPGFTQLAAFVSMNPERHMRSFKDMAKAHAEDDLPKYEFIKAFYEEYFSVMDLPAEFYLETVKKVFQDQVLPLGKLEVRGRPVNPAAIKRTALLTIEGERDDICGLGQTLAAQELCTGLRQYMKAHHVQTGVGHYGTFSGRRWNNEIYPKVRDIIQMTN, from the coding sequence ATGATGTATCAAGCATATGGAGCGCAGGCGACTATCCTCGGTCTCCTTCGTCCGGCGGCGGCGGCGCTCGGATCGTCGCTGCGCCTGCCCTGGCCCATGTTTGAGCTGGCCTCGCCAGTCCGTAAATTCGCCGGAGTTCTGGACGCCTTCGCCAATCTGGCGATTACCCATACGCGGCTTCCATTTGGCATTGATTGGGTCACGCTCGGCAATCGCATCGCGCCGGTGACGGAGGAAGTCGTGCATTCGACGCCGTTCGGGACGCTTTTGCATTTCAAAAAAGAGGGCGAAGCGCCGCAGCCGAGGCTGCTGATCGTCGCGCCGATGTCAGGCCATTTCGCGACCTTGTTGCGCGCAACGATCAAGACGACGTTGGTAGATCATGACGTCTATATTACCGACTGGCATAACGTTCGCGATGTGCCGCTCGCCGAAGGCCGTTTCGATTTCAATGCCTTCATCGATCATGTCATCAAATTCTTGCAGGTCATGGGGCCGGGATCGCACGTCATGGCGGTTTGCCAGCCTTGCGTCGCGGTCCTCGCCGCCGCCGCCCTTATGGCCGAAGATGGCGACGAGGCGCAGCCGCGCAGCATGATCCTGATGGCCGGGCCGATCGACACCCGCGTCAACCCGACCAAGGTCAACGAGCTCGCCAAGACAAAGCCGATCGGCTGGTTCGAGAGCAATCTCACGACTGTAGTCCCTTATGCGTACAAGGGCGCCCGCCGAAAGGTCTATCCAGGCTTCACGCAGCTCGCGGCGTTCGTCAGCATGAATCCGGAGCGCCATATGCGCTCCTTCAAAGATATGGCGAAGGCGCATGCCGAAGATGATCTGCCGAAATATGAATTCATCAAGGCTTTCTACGAAGAGTATTTCTCGGTCATGGATCTGCCGGCGGAATTTTACCTCGAGACGGTGAAAAAGGTTTTTCAAGACCAAGTTCTGCCGCTCGGCAAACTTGAGGTGCGCGGCCGGCCCGTCAATCCCGCAGCCATTAAACGCACGGCGCTGCTGACCATCGAAGGGGAGCGGGACGATATCTGCGGCCTTGGACAAACGCTCGCCGCGCAAGAGCTTTGCACAGGGCTGCGGCAGTATATGAAGGCGCACCACGTCCAGACGGGCGTCGGCCATTACGGCACCTTCAGCGGGCGCCGTTGGAACAATGAAATCTATCCGAAGGTGCGGGACATCATCCAGATGACTAACTGA